A region of the Oncorhynchus clarkii lewisi isolate Uvic-CL-2024 chromosome 4, UVic_Ocla_1.0, whole genome shotgun sequence genome:
agccagtgtctcctgacccctcctgtttcagcctccagtatttacgcTGCAGTAATTTATatgtcggggggctggggtcagtttgttatatatggagtacttatcctgtcctattcggtgtcctgtgtgaatttaagtgtgctctctctaattctctctttatttctctctctcggaggacctgagccctaggaccatgcctcaggactacctgacatgatgactccttgctgtccccagtccacctggccatactgctgctccagtttcaactgttctgccttattattattcgaccatgctggtcatttatgaacatttgaacatcttggccatgttctgttataatctccacccggcacagccagaagaggactggccaccccacatagcctggttcctctctaggtttcggcatttctagggagtttttcctagccaccgtgcttctacacctgcattgcttgctgtttggggtttttggctgggtttctgtacagcactttgagatatcagctgatgtacgaagggctatataaatacatttgatttgatttgcaaagctcttaagagacttacccagaaaaactctCAGCTGTAAATCtgtgccaaaggtgattctaacatgtgatTCTAACATGGGTGCAActacatatgtaaatgtgataacggctttcattttcaataaatttgcaaacatttctaaaaatgtgttttcactttgtcattatggggtattgtgtgcagatgggtgagaaatatatttaatccattttgaattcaggctgtaacaaaatgtggaataagtcgaggggtatgaatactttctgaaggcactgtatatagtgcactacttttgagcaggtccaatgggccctggtcaaaagcagtgcactatatagggaatagtgtgccctTTGGGACATAACACCTTGTTTCTCCAGTGTTTCATCACTTTGTAGTCAGCAGATCACTTACCTTGGCCATAACCTCTGGATCTGGGTCCTCGATGGGGTCTGCCCATTCCACAGTAACCACGTTCCCCCACACTTTCACCTTGCCACTCATTAGCCTGCGTCTGGCCTGAGCAGCAGTTTTATGGTCCTCGTATTCCAAAAAGCAAAAACCTCTGTTCTTCTTTTTGTCATCTGGCTGATGGTACAGTATGACATCATTAAGACCCTCTGTTAGAAATAGAAAAAGTTAAGCGAGGTTTGAGCAAAATGTGATCATGTATTTAGTTACAACTACAAGATATGTCGTTGACAAAAATCAAATGAAAAGTATCTATCTCACCCATCAACAAAGATCTTTCTTACCTGTGACTTTAGCAAACTCCTCCACAATCTGTTCTTTCGTTTTACTCTTGGGGATGGAGCCGACGAACAGCCGGTTATTGGCAACAGATATACACACTCCAATGTGTTTGCCGGGGCGTATTTCATGATTATTACACTGGGGAAAGAGGAACTCATCAACCAGTGTGACAAGGATAAATATGAAACAGCCATGGCACAGACTATGCCAAAGTTCATACTTCCAAACTGACTGATAAAGGCTGAAGAGACAGACCATAACTGGAAGCATGGGGAGACACTGACCAGGTTTACAGCCTCCGAGGCAGCCTCTTTAGTGCAGAAGGTGACAAAGGCGTAGCCCCTGTTCAAGCCACTCAGGGGGTCCATCATTAGACGTAGATCCCAGATAGGTCCCGTCTTCTCAAAGAGGGGCACCAGCTCATCCTCAAACAAGTCTCGAGGAATTTTCCCAACAAATATCTGCAAAGGGAGGTCATGAAACAAGTCATGAAAAAACATTTGTGAGCAGCTAAGAAAGTGGTCAGTTCTGGAAATGCAAAATATTTATGGGAATCAAAGAGACGAGAGCGCGGAAAAAATGTTTGATTTGGCCCAGTCAGATCTTAGCGGTAAGCTCTCAGTGCAACAAGAGTCACTCCAGAATTACAAACGTCATCATAAGGCCAAACAGAGATTTGTCGACATTTGATGGTCTTATTCTAAAGTGTTTGTTCACTGAAAGATAAAGACCTTACCTCTGTTCCAATAGTGGGTTGAGCACCTGAATACACAGACTCTGGGGGGGGGCCTCCATACTTCCGCTGACCCGTTGTCACATCAAGTGTATAGATGGTTCTATCAAGCAGAGCCTGTCATtatcaaaataaaaatatttaatgttgctgtaaccacacacagacaccgctTGATTTTCACACAACCACAATAAATCAGATATGCAAAAATTGTGACCGCGTAGCCTAAACTGACAGACTTTTGTAACATTGGTATAATACTCAGACGAGCTAAGTCAAGATCAAGTATGCCAACAAATGAGCAAGACTCTTACAATTGGCTATGCCAAGATATTGGAAAAGAGGCATGCCTTCATCTCTACAAAGAGTAAGCTTCATTCCTGGTgttgacatacttttattttcgCCTCATCTGGTCCTTTCGTGGAATCTGAAACTTTGGTTCCTtgcttctccctctgtctataaGTCTTCATTACTCCACAGAGGAAGGCACTTTTGTTCTGAAAAGGAAAGTTGAAGCTTTTAGTACTCCCTGCGTTTCATTAAATCATCCTCAACTAAGTGTAACGCAGTGGCCACTTACTTGCACGTGCGACAGATCACTTTCCTTAAATTCAAGCAGGACTTGTAGAGCACCTTCTTCGTTAAATTCTTTCAATGCTTCAATAGCCCTTTCATCTAGGTCACTGTGCGATACCAAGCCTGTAGAAGGGTGACATTTCAAATATAACCACTGTTTGCCAATGAAATCACAAAGAACTCATGGGATTATGTCCAATCAGATCTTAGCGGTAAACCATCACAGCAATGTTGAGTTGCTCCAGTATTTGAGTATAGAGATCATCATGTGGACAACCAAAACCCCCCAAAAGTGTCAACATTGCTAGAAATAGTAACCAGACAGGCTAGTTGTACATTATAAAATATGAAGAATAATGATTTATGCTTACATAAACCAAGGAAATGCACATGAACAAGCTAATCAAAGGAGGGGAAAAGTATCTTGCTAACAGCACCCACACCCAAAGCATTAATCCTACTGCATGAACCAGGTCAGCTGTACATGCACAAGTCAATTCAGACATCTGAACACCCCCACTACGCTTTTCTTTTGCTCCCCCCGGAGACCATATCAAGACAACACAACACCCCCATCCTTAAATAAAAACATGCTCCGGAACTTTGGTTGGCAACTACAAAGCATATTTTAAAgctcccgctttgggctggatgtgtcaatgtgtagtttatACATGCATAACCTATTAGCAGAATTAGTGTTAGCGAGCTTTGCTATGGCTAACTCCACCCAAACACAATGGAATCAAATTCACAGTTCTTTGTTATGGTGGGGATAGCTTAGTTTGTAAATATATCACACAAAGTTGCTAAG
Encoded here:
- the LOC139407023 gene encoding heterogeneous nuclear ribonucleoprotein Q-like isoform X6, coding for MMATDQTTDHVNGNSTEEPIDITEVDTTTAEVIHSDNFQTLLDAGLPQKVAEKLDAIYIAGLVSHSDLDERAIEALKEFNEEGALQVLLEFKESDLSHVQNKSAFLCGVMKTYRQREKQGTKVSDSTKGPDEAKIKALLDRTIYTLDVTTGQRKYGGPPPESVYSGAQPTIGTEIFVGKIPRDLFEDELVPLFEKTGPIWDLRLMMDPLSGLNRGYAFVTFCTKEAASEAVNLCNNHEIRPGKHIGVCISVANNRLFVGSIPKSKTKEQIVEEFAKVTEGLNDVILYHQPDDKKKNRGFCFLEYEDHKTAAQARRRLMSGKVKVWGNVVTVEWADPIEDPDPEVMAKVKVLFVRNLANSVTEEILEKSFGQFGKLERVKKLKDYAFVHFDERDAAVKALAQMNGKVLEGEHIDIVFAKPPDQKRKERKAQRQAAKTNMP